The DNA segment TCAACGGTGATCACGCCTTCTTTACCGACTTTTTCCATGGCTTCGGCAATGATGTCGCCGATGGAGTTGTCGGAGTTGGCGGAGATGGTGCCTACCTGAGCGATAGCCTTGGTGTCAGCGCATGGCTTGGACAGGGCTTTCAGCTCTTTGACGATGGCGATGGTCGCTTTGTCGATACCGCGCTTCAGGTCCATTGGGTTCATGCCGGCAGCGACGGCTTTCAGGCCTTCGTTGACGATCGACTGAGCCAGAACGGTCGCGGTGGTAGTACCGTCACCAGCGTCATCGTTGGCACGGGAGGCAACGTCTTTGACCAGCTGCGCGCCCATGTTTTCGAAGCGATCTTCGAGTTCGATTTCTTTGGCGACGGAAACGCCGTCCTTGGTGATGGTCGGAGCGCCGAAGCTCTTCTCGAGGATCACGTTACGGCCTTTCGGGCCCAGGGTCGCTTTTACCGCGTCAGCCAGAACGTTGACGCCTTTGAGCATCTTGGAGCGGGCGGCATCGCCGAACTTAACTTCTTTAGCAGCCATGATCGATATTCCTTAAATACTTTGTAGTAACGGGAAAATGAGCGGGGAAATCAGCCTTCCAGTACAGCGAGAATCTCGTTCTCAGCCATTACCAGCAGGTCTTCGCCGTCGACTTTCACAGTGTTGCTGCCGGAGTAAGGACCGAACACAACCTTGTCGCCGACTTTAACGGCCAGCGCACGCACTTCACCGTTTTCCAGAGTCTTGCCTGGACCTGCAGCGACGATCACACCGTGGTTGGCTTTTTCAGCAGCCGAACCTGGCAGGACGATACCGCCAGCGGTTTTCTTTTCTTCTTCGCTGCGACGGATGACGACGCGGTCATGCAGAGGACGAAGCTTCATTGTCGATCTCTCCTAATTGTGGTTTTCATCGGCCGGTGTAGTCCCGGCGGGTTTAACAAATCCGGCCTGCGCCGGTTGCGATTCGTCGAGCGAACCGCGGAAGTCTGTCCGACTCAAATGCCGGAAACCTTTCGGTGACCGATACATAAGGGCGCATAAGCTTATTACAAGGGCGGGGGGCAAAAAATTTTCATCGATTTGCCCCTTGAATGCCGCGCACAAAGAAACGGCACCCGAAGGTGCCGTGTCGATGCAGTTACTTGCTGTCGCGATGTTCGAACTCGCCTTCGATCACATCACCTTCGCGGCCCAGAGGCTGGCGTGGTGCAGGACCGCCACGCGGTTGCAGATCGTCGGCGAAGGCACGCTGACGAATTGCCTGTTCTTCGGCGCGCTGGCGCATCTTGTTCGCCAGCAGGCGACGGGTGAACGGCAGCAGCATCACCAGACCGACCACGTCACTGACGAAGCCCGGCAGGATCAACAGGCCACCGGCCAGTGCCAGCATCAGGCCTTCAAGCATGGTCTGTGCGGGCAACTCACCGCGATTCAGGCTTTCACGGGCACGCAGCGCCGTGGCCAGACCGGCGACGCGCAGTACGAACACACCGAACATCGAGCCGAGAATGATCAGCAGCAGGGCCGGGAAAAACCCGATAGCCCCTGCCACTTTGACGAATACGAACAGCTCCAGCACCGGAAACAGCAGAAAGAGCAACAAAAAAGGGCGCATCAAAGATTCCTCAACGCAAGAAATGCCTTGCAGTAAGCCTTAGATGACGTCGCCCTTTCGTGAATTCAAGCGTCGGCCATCGCATTTTTTGGCCAGACCTCGGCGTGAGCCAGAGAAACCAAGGCTTCGCGCACTTGTATCGGCGTATGACAAGGCGCTTGAAACGGCAGCCAGTACAGCGCCTGACCGATGCG comes from the Pseudomonas sp. RSB 5.4 genome and includes:
- a CDS encoding co-chaperone GroES, which encodes MKLRPLHDRVVIRRSEEEKKTAGGIVLPGSAAEKANHGVIVAAGPGKTLENGEVRALAVKVGDKVVFGPYSGSNTVKVDGEDLLVMAENEILAVLEG
- a CDS encoding FxsA family protein codes for the protein MRPFLLLFLLFPVLELFVFVKVAGAIGFFPALLLIILGSMFGVFVLRVAGLATALRARESLNRGELPAQTMLEGLMLALAGGLLILPGFVSDVVGLVMLLPFTRRLLANKMRQRAEEQAIRQRAFADDLQPRGGPAPRQPLGREGDVIEGEFEHRDSK